The proteins below are encoded in one region of Paenarthrobacter ilicis:
- a CDS encoding C40 family peptidase codes for MALSRSARRTAVLCAVVVLSGAVVTPAGAVPASTPALSVRASPDVPSPEEIAAAKASETATAEQVSTIERVLADAAGSQQAASAAAMQANNAYSEALVELQQRTKTASDAGTQAAAAREQQDKTRKQVGQIAGDLYRNGGLNPALATLAGGTESLQQAATLEALTARRNRDLEAAISAAAASRSMSAAADDATKAAEDATKTAEQRKTQAEQANAAQLKAVADAKEQRTTLVDQLAELRNTTVALESARVDALDRQREEARLTALTAAADQGARNQAGQDSGASQGTPAPAAPAPAAPVQGPAAPAPAPAPAPAPAPAPAPAPAPAPAPAPAPEPAPAPAPAPAPSPGSHETAISIALGKVGAPFYYQWGGTGPYGFDCSGLVQNAFAAAGMRLPRTASQQYAAAPVHVPLSQARRGDLLVWGSPSNFYHVAIYLGNGQVVQALNPQEGITVSSISSMVGMELYPYAARY; via the coding sequence ATGGCTTTGTCCCGATCTGCCCGCAGGACGGCGGTGCTGTGTGCCGTCGTCGTACTTTCTGGCGCCGTGGTAACTCCTGCTGGGGCCGTGCCCGCTTCGACCCCCGCCCTCAGCGTCCGGGCGTCTCCAGATGTGCCCTCGCCTGAGGAGATCGCGGCAGCCAAAGCCAGTGAGACAGCGACGGCGGAACAGGTCAGCACCATCGAGCGGGTCCTTGCGGACGCAGCAGGTTCCCAGCAGGCCGCGTCAGCAGCTGCCATGCAGGCCAACAACGCCTACAGCGAAGCCCTGGTGGAACTCCAGCAAAGGACCAAGACCGCGTCCGACGCCGGCACCCAGGCCGCGGCTGCCCGGGAACAGCAGGACAAGACACGCAAACAGGTGGGGCAGATCGCCGGAGACCTGTACCGGAATGGCGGACTGAATCCCGCCCTCGCAACGCTGGCCGGCGGCACCGAAAGCCTGCAGCAGGCGGCCACGCTGGAGGCCCTCACAGCAAGGCGAAACCGCGATCTTGAGGCCGCCATCAGCGCCGCCGCGGCATCCCGCTCCATGTCGGCAGCTGCGGATGACGCCACCAAGGCCGCAGAAGACGCGACAAAAACAGCCGAGCAGCGCAAGACACAAGCGGAACAGGCCAATGCGGCGCAGCTCAAAGCCGTGGCCGACGCGAAAGAACAGCGGACCACACTGGTGGACCAGTTGGCCGAGCTCCGCAACACCACTGTGGCGCTTGAGTCTGCCCGGGTGGATGCCTTGGACCGGCAGCGTGAAGAGGCACGGCTCACGGCACTGACCGCCGCTGCTGACCAGGGAGCGCGGAATCAGGCCGGCCAAGATTCGGGCGCTTCGCAGGGAACTCCCGCTCCGGCTGCCCCGGCACCGGCAGCCCCGGTCCAGGGTCCCGCCGCACCAGCGCCTGCGCCCGCACCAGCGCCTGCGCCCGCACCAGCACCTGCGCCCGCGCCAGCACCAGCCCCCGCGCCCGCGCCAGCACCCGAGCCAGCACCAGCACCTGCACCCGCGCCCGCACCTTCGCCGGGCTCGCACGAAACAGCAATTTCCATAGCCTTGGGTAAGGTGGGCGCGCCGTTCTACTACCAGTGGGGTGGTACTGGGCCCTACGGTTTTGACTGCTCAGGACTGGTCCAGAATGCCTTCGCCGCAGCGGGGATGCGCCTGCCCCGAACTGCCTCGCAGCAGTACGCCGCTGCTCCGGTCCACGTCCCACTCTCGCAGGCCCGCCGCGGCGACCTGTTGGTTTGGGGCTCGCCGTCCAACTTCTATCACGTGGCCATCTACTTGGGGAACGGCCAGGTGGTGCAAGCCCTGAACCCACAGGAAGGCATCACAGTCTCGAGCATCAGTTCCATGGTGGGCATGGAGCTCTACCCGTACGCGGCCAGATACTAG
- a CDS encoding aldo/keto reductase produces the protein MEQRILGRTGRSVSTVGLGTWQLGADWGDVSEADAMAVLDASAGLGVTFFDTADVYGDGRSEEIIGKFLRSNPELSITVATKMGRRMDQIPGNYTLENFRAWTDRSRRNLQQDTLDLVQLHCPPTAVYSSDEVYDALDTLVSEGAIRNYGVSVERTDEALEAIKRGNTATVQIILNAFRLKPLDEVLPAAQEAGVGIIARVPLASGLLSGKYTADTQFPANDHRNYNRDGSSFDVGETFSGVDFESGVKAAREFSDLVPEGVTTPQAALAWIIAQHGVTTVIPGARSAQQAEANAEAGDMQIVGAGLVDGVKDIYDRHFREAVHPRW, from the coding sequence ATGGAACAGCGCATACTTGGCAGGACCGGCCGATCAGTTTCCACCGTAGGGCTGGGCACGTGGCAGCTCGGGGCGGACTGGGGCGACGTCAGCGAGGCCGACGCCATGGCCGTCCTGGACGCGTCGGCTGGTTTGGGTGTCACTTTCTTTGACACCGCGGACGTGTATGGCGACGGACGCAGCGAGGAAATCATCGGAAAGTTCCTCCGCTCCAATCCGGAACTGTCCATCACTGTTGCCACCAAAATGGGACGGCGCATGGACCAGATACCCGGCAATTACACCTTGGAGAACTTCCGTGCCTGGACCGACAGGTCGCGCCGGAACCTGCAGCAGGACACCCTGGATCTGGTCCAACTGCACTGCCCGCCTACCGCCGTGTACAGCAGCGACGAGGTATACGACGCCCTGGATACGCTGGTCAGCGAAGGGGCCATCCGGAACTACGGCGTCAGCGTGGAACGGACCGACGAGGCACTGGAAGCCATCAAGCGTGGAAACACCGCAACAGTCCAGATCATCCTCAACGCCTTCCGCCTCAAGCCCCTGGACGAGGTCCTGCCCGCGGCACAGGAGGCCGGCGTAGGCATCATCGCCCGTGTTCCCCTGGCCTCCGGTCTTCTGTCAGGGAAATACACCGCGGACACCCAATTCCCAGCCAACGATCACAGGAACTACAACCGGGACGGCTCATCCTTCGACGTAGGAGAAACCTTCTCCGGGGTGGACTTTGAGAGCGGCGTGAAAGCTGCCCGGGAATTCAGCGACCTGGTCCCGGAAGGCGTCACCACGCCGCAAGCGGCACTGGCCTGGATCATCGCCCAGCACGGGGTCACCACGGTCATTCCCGGTGCGCGGTCAGCCCAGCAGGCTGAGGCCAACGCCGAGGCAGGAGACATGCAGATCGTCGGCGCCGGACTGGTGGACGGGGTCAAGGACATCTACGATCGCCACTTCCGCGAAGCGGTTCACCCGCGCTGGTAG
- a CDS encoding DNA polymerase IV, translated as MLHVDLDQFIAAVEVLRRPELAGKPIIVGGRGDPTERAVVSTASYEARAFGVGSGMPLRIAARKVPDAIILPVDKDAYLEASDQVMATLREQPGATVQVLGWDEAFVGVETTDPEAYARKIQQAVLEHTQLHCSVGVGDTLVRAKNATDFGKPAGIFRLTKDNWLDVMGAKPTKELWGIGPKISARLGKHGITTVSELAAADPQSLVPEFGPKMGPWYAQLGRGEGATEVDDTPWVARAHGRETTFQEDLTEPAQVEEAIKELTARVLEDVAAEERPVIGLTLKVRYKPFFTKTYARKIPETGSGDEVLARALELMEKIEPDRPIRLLGLRAEMAMPDEARKGHTPTRSGW; from the coding sequence GTGCTGCACGTTGACCTTGACCAATTCATCGCTGCGGTGGAGGTCCTCAGGCGGCCCGAACTCGCCGGAAAACCGATCATTGTTGGCGGCAGGGGAGACCCCACGGAACGCGCTGTGGTGTCCACGGCGTCCTATGAGGCACGGGCCTTCGGGGTGGGATCCGGTATGCCGCTGCGGATAGCGGCCAGGAAAGTTCCGGATGCCATCATCCTGCCCGTGGACAAGGATGCTTATCTTGAAGCGTCGGACCAGGTGATGGCAACGCTGCGGGAGCAGCCCGGCGCCACAGTGCAGGTCCTGGGCTGGGACGAGGCCTTTGTTGGCGTGGAAACCACGGATCCGGAAGCTTATGCACGGAAGATCCAGCAAGCCGTGCTGGAGCACACCCAACTGCACTGCAGCGTGGGCGTCGGAGACACTTTGGTCCGAGCCAAAAATGCCACGGATTTCGGCAAACCGGCGGGAATTTTCCGGCTGACCAAGGACAACTGGCTGGACGTCATGGGAGCCAAGCCCACCAAGGAGCTGTGGGGTATTGGACCCAAGATCTCGGCCCGGCTGGGCAAGCATGGGATCACCACTGTCAGTGAACTCGCAGCGGCGGACCCCCAATCCCTGGTTCCGGAGTTCGGTCCAAAAATGGGGCCTTGGTACGCACAGCTGGGCCGCGGTGAAGGTGCCACGGAGGTGGACGATACCCCGTGGGTGGCCCGTGCCCACGGCCGCGAGACCACGTTTCAGGAGGACCTGACAGAGCCGGCGCAAGTGGAAGAGGCCATCAAGGAGCTGACTGCCAGGGTCCTTGAAGATGTGGCAGCCGAGGAGCGTCCCGTGATTGGTTTGACCCTCAAAGTCCGCTACAAGCCGTTCTTCACCAAGACCTACGCCAGGAAGATTCCGGAGACCGGCAGCGGCGATGAGGTCCTTGCGCGGGCCTTGGAACTGATGGAGAAAATCGAACCGGACCGGCCCATCCGACTTTTGGGACTGCGGGCGGAAATGGCCATGCCGGACGAGGCCCGCAAAGGCCATACGCCAACCCGCAGCGGCTGGTGA
- a CDS encoding LysE family transporter, protein MQFSLWLALVGAGTLISFTPGAGAIFTMSNSLNSGFRRSIWGILGQQVALVIHILVVALGVGVLVSNSPVIFNVIRYAGAAYLVYLGIRQFLHKPDLDEEKVEDKKNESALSMFQRGIWVNLLNPKAIVFFLAFMPQFIRPNEPLLQQYVVLAATVIAIDIMVMWFFFAMAARTFQRFTHDRRGQIILNRIFGCLFVLVGILLAVIH, encoded by the coding sequence GTGCAATTTTCTTTGTGGCTGGCCCTTGTTGGTGCCGGTACCCTCATCAGCTTCACTCCCGGCGCCGGCGCCATCTTCACCATGAGCAACTCACTCAATTCCGGCTTCCGACGCTCCATCTGGGGCATTCTCGGACAGCAGGTTGCCCTGGTGATCCACATCCTGGTTGTGGCCTTGGGAGTTGGCGTCCTGGTGTCCAACTCCCCGGTGATCTTCAACGTCATCCGCTACGCCGGCGCGGCCTACTTGGTCTACCTGGGCATCCGGCAGTTCCTGCACAAGCCGGATCTGGACGAGGAAAAGGTCGAGGACAAAAAGAACGAGTCCGCCCTCTCCATGTTCCAGCGCGGGATTTGGGTGAACCTGCTGAACCCGAAGGCAATTGTCTTCTTCCTGGCGTTCATGCCCCAGTTCATCAGGCCAAACGAACCCCTGCTTCAGCAGTATGTGGTGCTTGCCGCCACGGTGATTGCCATTGACATCATGGTCATGTGGTTCTTCTTTGCCATGGCGGCACGGACGTTCCAACGCTTCACCCACGATCGCCGCGGCCAAATCATCCTCAACCGGATTTTCGGCTGCCTCTTCGTGTTGGTGGGCATCCTGCTGGCGGTCATCCACTAA
- a CDS encoding LacI family DNA-binding transcriptional regulator, translating to MESLERRQGHPPRSSRVTAAMVAARAGVSTATVSLVANGKTQGRVSEDNISRVRTAIAELGYVVDSIGSSLARGVSSIVILVTPDVSNPFFANVIAGVRESLGARYQLLLSVTDAGESPQADDVRKLLALRPAGLLVGAPSAEFLEDLSAAGPLVLLDAPGLESYAPSVNLDVAQGARELARHLASSGHTRAAYVDGITGTATFQLRREAFLAEAASCGLSVADGHVVSTAIDVGAAAAAFAQAWPEWHRQGVTAVVCGTDTHAYGVLQEARVEGVRIPEELAVAGFDDLPYSATSNPSLTSVHLPATPLGRKAGEQLRGLMEGRRLEEPHVTLESSLVVRGSTA from the coding sequence ATGGAATCCCTGGAACGTCGCCAAGGCCACCCGCCCCGCTCATCCCGAGTGACGGCTGCGATGGTGGCCGCCCGTGCAGGTGTTTCCACGGCCACCGTGTCCCTGGTGGCCAACGGGAAAACCCAGGGCCGCGTTTCCGAGGACAACATCTCACGCGTCCGCACGGCGATCGCGGAGCTTGGCTATGTTGTGGACAGCATCGGAAGCTCACTGGCGCGGGGCGTCAGCTCCATCGTCATCCTGGTGACACCGGACGTGTCCAACCCGTTCTTTGCCAACGTGATTGCAGGGGTGCGTGAGTCCCTGGGTGCCCGGTACCAACTTTTGCTCTCCGTGACCGACGCCGGTGAATCACCGCAGGCCGACGACGTCCGCAAGCTCCTGGCCCTCCGCCCCGCCGGCTTGCTGGTTGGTGCCCCCAGCGCGGAATTCCTGGAAGACCTTTCCGCGGCCGGACCGCTGGTGCTGTTGGATGCGCCGGGCCTGGAGTCCTATGCGCCCTCCGTGAACCTCGATGTTGCCCAGGGCGCCCGCGAGCTTGCCCGGCACTTGGCGTCATCCGGCCATACGCGGGCCGCCTATGTGGACGGCATCACGGGCACGGCCACGTTCCAACTACGGCGTGAAGCTTTCCTGGCCGAGGCCGCTTCATGTGGCCTGTCGGTGGCTGACGGGCACGTGGTCAGCACCGCGATCGACGTCGGCGCTGCCGCAGCCGCCTTTGCCCAAGCCTGGCCGGAGTGGCACCGCCAGGGGGTCACCGCCGTCGTCTGCGGTACCGATACGCACGCCTACGGCGTGCTGCAGGAAGCGCGGGTGGAGGGCGTACGGATTCCTGAGGAATTGGCGGTGGCGGGCTTCGACGATCTGCCGTATTCGGCTACCAGCAACCCAAGCCTCACCAGCGTGCATCTTCCTGCCACACCGCTGGGGAGGAAAGCGGGGGAGCAACTGCGGGGTCTCATGGAGGGCCGTCGGCTTGAAGAACCGCACGTGACCTTGGAAAGCTCGCTGGTGGTGCGGGGATCTACCGCCTGA
- a CDS encoding nucleoside hydrolase produces MTPAPKKIILDCDPGHDDAVAMLLAHGNPDIELLAVTTVVGNQTLEKVTRNALSVATIAGITGVPFAAGCDRPLVRTIETAPAIHGDSGMDGPEQPESAIELDPRHAVDLIIDTVMAHEPGTVTLVPTAGLTNIAMAARKEPRIVERVKELVLMGGGYHVGNWSAVAEFNIIIDPEAAHIVFNEKWPVVMVGLDLTHQALATDEVVRKIAEIGTKPAKFVMELMDFFQKTYKDAQGFDFPPVHDPCAVAYVIDPSVMTTRKVPVDIELQGKLTLGMTVADFRAPAPEDCHTSVAVDLDHKKFWDLVTDAIVRIGEPTLDGGADAGMAAGTVLAGEAK; encoded by the coding sequence ATGACGCCGGCACCCAAGAAGATCATTCTCGATTGCGATCCCGGCCATGACGACGCCGTGGCGATGCTGCTGGCACACGGCAACCCTGATATCGAGCTGCTGGCGGTCACCACCGTGGTGGGCAACCAGACCCTCGAAAAAGTCACCCGCAACGCCCTTTCAGTGGCCACCATCGCGGGCATCACCGGCGTTCCCTTCGCCGCCGGCTGCGACCGTCCCTTGGTCCGCACCATCGAAACCGCACCCGCCATCCACGGCGATTCCGGCATGGATGGCCCCGAGCAGCCCGAGTCCGCCATCGAACTGGACCCGCGCCACGCCGTCGACCTCATCATTGACACCGTCATGGCGCATGAGCCGGGCACCGTCACCTTGGTTCCCACCGCCGGCCTGACCAACATCGCCATGGCAGCCCGCAAGGAGCCACGCATCGTTGAGCGTGTCAAGGAACTTGTCCTCATGGGCGGCGGCTACCACGTGGGCAACTGGAGCGCCGTGGCGGAGTTCAACATCATCATCGACCCCGAAGCTGCACACATCGTCTTCAACGAAAAGTGGCCCGTGGTGATGGTGGGACTGGACCTCACGCACCAGGCGCTGGCCACGGATGAAGTCGTCCGGAAAATAGCCGAAATCGGCACCAAGCCGGCCAAGTTCGTCATGGAACTCATGGACTTCTTCCAGAAGACGTACAAGGACGCCCAAGGCTTCGACTTCCCGCCCGTCCACGATCCCTGCGCCGTGGCCTACGTGATCGACCCCTCCGTCATGACCACCCGCAAGGTCCCCGTGGACATCGAACTCCAGGGCAAGCTCACGCTTGGCATGACAGTGGCTGATTTCCGCGCTCCGGCACCGGAGGACTGCCACACTTCCGTGGCCGTGGACCTGGACCACAAGAAGTTCTGGGATTTGGTCACCGACGCGATTGTCAGGATTGGCGAGCCAACGCTCGACGGCGGCGCTGACGCCGGCATGGCTGCTGGCACCGTTCTGGCAGGAGAGGCAAAGTAA
- a CDS encoding MFS transporter, with amino-acid sequence MSTLSTTKSTRGNVTALMVALLAACVAFQLNASMLSPALVTMGNELQTDQATIGLSQTWFFTAAALFSLFLPRLSDIVGRKKILVGMMLLMAVGSVIAALAPDVTWLFVGRIIQGVSGPTVPLCLIMLRSAVSNPRKYGTLMGLITAVNGGVAGVDSFVGGYFAETFGFRSIFWLMVALALAATVLIAVLAGESKPAAGTTMDWLGVFCIVIAVGALLTALNEGAKLASAFDSGTLTLAIVLTVIAAVAFYAFWTVEKRAKQPMVETVHLRQRSTWAPLLTTTLTMTGIFAVINGIVPAYVQAAEPGFGVGPTEMSLIILTPYALLGWVFGPISGRLAPVLGYTKVLRIGMIGSVVALAIIAFFGLSSLPMMIVGTALLGIMYAGTVNIMLNGLGVVLSPKGNPGFLPGMNAGAFNLGAGLSFLVLPAVLVATASLGDAKASYLTVVVVGLAITLAAFAASLLIPKPVEAEVSSEEEVTA; translated from the coding sequence ATGTCCACCCTCTCCACCACCAAGTCCACCCGCGGCAACGTCACCGCGCTGATGGTGGCCCTGCTGGCCGCCTGTGTCGCTTTCCAGCTCAATGCCTCCATGCTCAGCCCCGCGCTGGTCACCATGGGCAACGAACTCCAGACCGACCAAGCCACCATCGGGCTTTCGCAGACCTGGTTCTTCACCGCCGCAGCATTGTTCTCCCTCTTCCTGCCCCGGCTCAGCGACATCGTGGGACGCAAGAAGATCCTTGTGGGCATGATGCTCCTCATGGCCGTGGGTTCCGTCATCGCCGCGCTGGCCCCGGACGTCACGTGGCTGTTCGTTGGCCGCATCATCCAGGGCGTCAGCGGTCCCACGGTTCCCTTGTGCCTGATCATGCTCCGCTCCGCTGTCAGCAACCCGCGCAAGTACGGGACCCTGATGGGCCTCATCACCGCAGTCAACGGTGGCGTGGCTGGTGTTGACTCCTTTGTTGGTGGCTACTTCGCCGAGACCTTCGGCTTCCGCAGCATCTTCTGGCTCATGGTGGCCCTGGCCCTGGCCGCGACTGTCCTGATCGCCGTCCTTGCCGGTGAGAGCAAGCCCGCCGCGGGCACCACCATGGACTGGCTGGGCGTGTTCTGCATCGTGATTGCCGTGGGCGCCCTGCTGACTGCATTGAACGAGGGCGCCAAGCTTGCTTCCGCTTTCGACTCCGGCACCCTGACCCTCGCGATCGTCCTCACGGTGATTGCCGCCGTCGCGTTCTACGCGTTCTGGACCGTTGAAAAGCGGGCCAAGCAGCCCATGGTGGAAACCGTGCACCTGCGCCAGCGCTCCACGTGGGCGCCCCTGCTGACCACCACACTCACCATGACCGGCATTTTCGCTGTGATCAACGGAATCGTTCCTGCTTATGTGCAGGCCGCTGAGCCCGGTTTCGGGGTTGGTCCCACAGAGATGTCCCTGATCATCCTCACACCGTATGCCCTGCTGGGCTGGGTCTTCGGTCCCATCAGCGGCCGCCTGGCTCCCGTATTGGGGTACACCAAGGTCCTGCGGATCGGCATGATCGGAAGTGTTGTTGCCCTGGCCATCATCGCGTTCTTCGGCCTCAGCAGCCTGCCCATGATGATTGTTGGAACCGCCTTGTTGGGCATCATGTACGCCGGTACGGTCAACATCATGCTCAATGGACTCGGCGTGGTGCTCTCCCCCAAGGGAAACCCCGGATTCCTTCCCGGCATGAACGCCGGCGCCTTCAACCTGGGCGCCGGGCTGAGCTTCCTGGTCCTCCCGGCCGTCCTGGTGGCCACGGCCTCCCTGGGCGACGCCAAGGCGTCCTACCTGACCGTCGTTGTGGTGGGACTTGCCATCACCCTTGCGGCCTTCGCAGCATCGCTGCTCATCCCCAAGCCCGTTGAAGCCGAGGTTTCCTCGGAGGAAGAGGTCACCGCATGA
- a CDS encoding ribokinase gives MSTTANASKAGIVVVGSLNADLTIYTDRLPNPGETVHGNGFAVNPGGKSANQAVAASKLGGSVSLIGAVGEDSNGTMLLDSTAGAGVDVSRVRRSDVATGVAVISVDSSGENSIIISAGANGTLAPADVEGADVFGDAAVVCLCLEVGTDTVVAAAQAGHDAGATVLLNLSPYAEVPEELVGLSDVLLVNAHEASLFLGTEAGIPGADAEAEAWEPVRSLFADRGMQRVLVTLGAQGSVVLDSLAGGEDQITRIEPTRVTAVDTTGAGDAFTGGVAARLAAGDSLADAAAFASVAAALAATKKGTQAAYPAAAEVDQLRKQADLG, from the coding sequence ATGAGCACCACAGCCAACGCATCCAAGGCAGGAATCGTCGTCGTCGGCTCCCTTAACGCGGACCTGACCATCTACACGGACCGGCTTCCCAACCCCGGTGAGACCGTTCACGGGAACGGATTCGCCGTCAATCCCGGCGGCAAAAGCGCCAACCAGGCAGTGGCTGCGAGCAAGCTGGGCGGCAGTGTCAGCCTGATCGGCGCGGTGGGCGAGGACTCCAACGGCACCATGCTCCTGGACTCCACAGCCGGCGCCGGCGTGGATGTGTCCCGCGTCCGCCGGTCCGACGTCGCCACCGGGGTGGCCGTGATTTCGGTGGACAGCAGCGGCGAAAACAGCATCATCATCTCCGCAGGTGCCAACGGCACACTGGCGCCCGCAGATGTGGAGGGCGCAGACGTCTTTGGGGACGCCGCCGTCGTCTGCCTCTGCCTGGAGGTTGGCACGGACACCGTTGTGGCGGCGGCCCAAGCCGGGCACGACGCCGGCGCAACAGTTCTGCTCAACCTCTCGCCGTACGCTGAGGTGCCGGAGGAGCTGGTGGGGTTGAGTGACGTCCTGCTGGTGAACGCCCACGAAGCCTCGCTGTTCCTGGGGACGGAAGCCGGGATCCCCGGCGCCGACGCTGAGGCCGAAGCGTGGGAGCCTGTCCGGAGCCTGTTCGCTGATCGCGGGATGCAGCGCGTCCTGGTGACACTGGGCGCCCAAGGATCCGTGGTCCTGGATTCGTTGGCCGGCGGCGAAGATCAGATCACCCGGATTGAGCCCACCCGCGTCACCGCCGTAGACACCACCGGCGCCGGGGACGCCTTCACCGGCGGAGTCGCCGCTCGGTTGGCCGCAGGCGATTCACTGGCCGATGCAGCAGCCTTCGCATCCGTGGCCGCCGCACTGGCTGCCACCAAGAAGGGCACCCAGGCCGCTTACCCGGCCGCCGCTGAGGTTGACCAGCTGCGGAAGCAGGCAGACCTCGGCTGA
- a CDS encoding GyrI-like domain-containing protein, whose protein sequence is MIQALNQLVDYIEGHLAEEIDIDRLAVSLGMSEYHLRRMFSSLAGMPLSEYVRRRRMTVAATDILGEDGLLAISVRYGYGSAEAFNRAFRSVHGVNAGDIRRNGGPLHTQPQLRFHLTVEGNATMKTRIVDRPAFRLIGHSARVPLIHRGNNPHIQAHIASLPLEEHARLKGLSGTDPRGLLQVSADVDPDYEEGSELTYLHGVAIAETAPVPEGLDVIEVPAGTWALFHAEGAYPAVLQSTWAATANDWFPSNPWRLRPGPSIVAVLDRTADFTEASCELWLPIERS, encoded by the coding sequence GTGATCCAAGCACTGAACCAACTGGTCGATTACATCGAGGGCCACCTTGCTGAGGAAATCGACATTGATCGTTTGGCGGTCAGTCTGGGCATGTCGGAATACCACCTGCGTCGGATGTTTTCATCATTGGCCGGTATGCCCCTCTCCGAATACGTCCGACGACGCCGCATGACTGTCGCCGCGACCGACATTCTGGGAGAAGACGGGCTGCTGGCCATCTCGGTGCGCTACGGCTATGGCTCTGCCGAGGCATTCAACCGGGCATTCCGTTCAGTGCACGGCGTCAACGCTGGCGATATTCGCCGGAATGGCGGCCCCCTTCATACACAACCGCAGCTCAGGTTCCACCTGACCGTTGAAGGGAACGCAACCATGAAGACCCGCATCGTGGATCGGCCGGCATTCCGGCTTATCGGCCATTCTGCCCGTGTGCCCCTTATTCACCGCGGCAACAACCCCCATATCCAGGCGCACATCGCCTCTCTGCCCTTGGAGGAACACGCCCGGCTGAAAGGCCTGAGCGGCACTGACCCCCGGGGCCTGCTCCAGGTGAGCGCCGACGTCGACCCCGACTATGAAGAGGGCAGCGAGCTTACCTACCTTCACGGCGTCGCTATCGCTGAAACCGCACCGGTGCCCGAGGGCCTTGACGTGATCGAGGTACCCGCAGGCACGTGGGCTTTGTTCCACGCTGAGGGGGCTTATCCGGCGGTCCTGCAATCCACTTGGGCCGCAACTGCTAACGATTGGTTTCCCTCCAATCCCTGGCGGCTGCGCCCTGGTCCCTCGATAGTGGCGGTTCTGGATCGCACGGCTGACTTCACGGAAGCGAGCTGCGAACTATGGCTACCCATTGAACGCTCCTAA
- a CDS encoding GNAT family N-acetyltransferase: METEREKAAHLGGTFDDTVLPDRYRDEIDAPEVAYRNAAVYIAELGHAPAGVVVVQKTAATREIKRFWVEPDARGHRVGSALMDAAMQEKDLPIRLTVWDWRDDPIRMYAKRGFIPVPSWEDRPRLLCMETDPA, from the coding sequence ATGGAGACGGAACGCGAGAAAGCCGCCCACTTGGGTGGCACTTTCGATGACACGGTCCTCCCCGATCGTTATCGCGACGAAATCGATGCTCCAGAGGTGGCATACCGGAACGCGGCGGTGTACATCGCTGAGCTCGGGCACGCGCCAGCCGGAGTAGTGGTGGTGCAGAAGACAGCCGCAACCCGTGAAATCAAGCGTTTTTGGGTTGAACCCGATGCGCGGGGACACCGGGTGGGCTCTGCCTTAATGGATGCCGCCATGCAGGAGAAGGACCTTCCCATCCGTCTGACGGTGTGGGATTGGCGTGACGATCCCATACGAATGTATGCGAAGCGTGGATTCATTCCTGTCCCATCCTGGGAAGACCGGCCACGCCTTCTTTGCATGGAGACCGACCCGGCTTGA
- a CDS encoding phosphatase PAP2 family protein yields MTIRLDPGITSSELTMDELLSRNHLPVLTALALALNVIFGPVVGGLITITASLYLLLAQRSLQKAALFALTVASGWLTCQVFKLVIGRIRPDPAMLFDPLVPEPASNSFPSGHTALAVALALAVFFTLRGTKWAKPALWTGAVVAVVVGWSRVYIGAHYPLDVVASFPASIAAILIMAGMWNRHAPALFAKLHARPAYRHLHERRKP; encoded by the coding sequence ATGACGATCCGACTGGACCCTGGCATCACGTCATCTGAGTTGACCATGGATGAGCTGCTCAGCCGGAACCACCTCCCGGTTCTGACCGCGCTCGCACTGGCATTGAACGTGATATTCGGCCCGGTGGTTGGTGGCCTCATCACGATCACAGCGAGCCTGTACCTCTTGCTGGCGCAACGATCCCTACAGAAGGCTGCGCTCTTCGCCCTCACTGTGGCGTCGGGATGGCTGACCTGCCAAGTATTCAAGCTGGTCATCGGACGGATCCGCCCGGACCCGGCCATGCTGTTCGACCCGTTGGTTCCCGAACCGGCATCCAACAGCTTTCCCAGTGGTCATACAGCGTTGGCAGTTGCCCTGGCTTTGGCGGTGTTCTTTACCCTGCGGGGCACCAAATGGGCGAAACCGGCATTGTGGACAGGCGCCGTGGTGGCTGTGGTGGTCGGCTGGTCCCGGGTTTACATCGGCGCGCATTACCCACTGGACGTCGTCGCTTCATTTCCAGCCAGCATCGCTGCAATCCTGATCATGGCCGGAATGTGGAACCGCCACGCGCCAGCGCTCTTCGCCAAGCTGCACGCCCGTCCCGCCTACCGACACCTCCACGAACGAAGGAAGCCGTAA